ATTCATCGAGCCCGGAGCCTTGGAGCTGGGTGATATCCTAACCTATCCGCACTACGCCGCTTGAAAATAATGTCCGGTCTTTTGTAGGAATTCCATTCTGACCGGGGTGGACAATACGCAGGAAAGGCTTTTCGTGGCCTTCTCAGTAACAAAGAGATGTTACAAAGTATGACAGGGCCGCCTGGCGGTCGGGCAGCCAGTCCATACGATAATGCTTTTATGGAGTCTTGCTTTAGCCGTTTTAAAGCGGAATTACTTGAAGATGCCGGGCGCCCGGTGGCGAGTTTTTCAAAATAGAGAAGATGCCCAGACTGAGATCTTTGAATACATCGAGATGTATTACAATCCCATAAGAAGACACTCTGCCTTAGCTTATGAATGTCCTGTGGCTTTTGAAAACAATTACTTTTATAAACTCTAAGCAAATTCACTGTCCGTCTAAATCAACACACCTCAATAAGTGGATTTCCAATAAATCGAACTTCTACTTATTCGCAGAATTCTTAGTACACAAAGAAGAAAAGCTGGCCATTAGCTCAGCTTTTCTTCTTCCACTCTTAAATTATGAACAATGCCAGGGATACTTGTCGCTTTTCGCCCGGTTGGTTGTCCATTGTAAAGGTTGTAAATTGGCTAACTCGTCGCCACCGCCTTTCGCAACAGGTTTGATATGATCAATTTCCCAACCTTCAGAGAGGTCGGTTCTGCCG
This Catalinimonas alkaloidigena DNA region includes the following protein-coding sequences:
- a CDS encoding IS3 family transposase → MPGARWRVFQNREDAQTEIFEYIEMYYNPIRRHSALAYECPVAFENNYFYKL